The following DNA comes from Pseudomonas triticicola.
TATCTAATTAGGCAAATACCGCTAGGTTATATATCAATCAGGCAATTAAGCAGTGGCACTTAATTTGCCTTAAAACATATGTGCCTTATTGTTACAGCGGTGCGTTCTATTAAGTAATTCTTCACCCGCGGGGAGCTGAACGCTATTCGCCATGAGCGCCATTGAAAACGCAATTCTGAACCTGGCTTACCCTCCTCGGCTCGATCTTGGGCCGCAGCTGACGCACGAACAACTTCTCGCTTCCATGCAATCGACCATGGCGCGCCACAAGGGTGGGCCGGTGTGGCTGTTCGCGTATGGTTCGCTGATCTGGCGCCCGGAATGCACGGCAGTCGAGCGCATGCGCGGTCGCGTGCATGGCTACCATCGCGGCTTGTACCTGTGGTCCCACGAGCATCGGGGTACGCCGGAAATGCCCGGCCTGGTGTTCGGTCTGGATCGTGGCGGTTCATGCAGTGGCTTTGCCTACCGCTTGCCGGAAGACAATCTCGATACCGCGCTGTATGCGCTGTGGAAACGTGAGATGCCGTTTCCGTCGTATCGCCCGCACTGGCTCAATTGCCGGCTCGAAGATGGCACTCAGGTGCAGGCCTTGGGATTCGTTCTGGAGCGCCACCTGCCGAGCTATGCCGGCAACTTGCCGGATCATGTGCTCAGCCAGGTCTTCGCCAGCGCCAGCGGGCGTTACGGCACCACTCGCGATTACGTCGAGCAGACCGTTCACGCCCTGCGCAGCCACGCCATGCCGGATCGAAATCTGGAGGCGCGGCTCAAGCGCTGTAAATCACACAGCGATCAGGCGACCGCTTCACGGCTCTGACTGGCGACTTGCTTGTGCCACAGCGTTGGCGCAAGGAAGGCCATCGCCAGCAGGCAAGCGCCGACCAGTAGCACGAACCCGCCATCCCAGCCGAAGTGGTCAACGGTGTAGCCCATCGCCGCACTGGCCGCGACCGAACCACCCAGATAACCGAACAGACCGGTGAAGCCCGCTGCGGTACCGGCGGCTTTCTTCGGCGCCAGCTCCAGCGCTTGCAGACCGATCAGCATCACCGGACCGTAGATCAGGAAGCCGATCGACAACAGTGCGATCATGTCGATCATCGGGTTGCCGGCGGGATTCAGCCAGTAAACCAGGGTTGCCACGGTCACCAAGGCCATGAACACCATGCCGGTCAGGCCGCGGTTGCCACGGAAGATCTTGTCCGACATCCAGCCGCACAGCAGCGTGCCCGGAATCCCCGCCCACTCGTAGAAGAAATAGGCCCACGAGGTTTTATCCACGGTGAAACCCTTGGCTTCCTTCAGGTACGTCGGCGCCCAGTCCAGCACGCCGTAGCGCAGCAGGTAGACGAAGACGTTGGCCATGGCGATGTACCAGAGCATTTTGTTGCGCAGCACGTATTTGACGAAGATTTCCTTGGCGCTGAATTCGTCTTCGTGGCTGGCGTCGTAGCCTTCCGGGTAATCGTTCTTGTACTGCTCGATTGGCGGCAGGCCGACCGATTGCGGGGTGTCGCGCATGGTGATGAAGGCGAACACCGCCACGCCCAGCGCGACCGCCGCCGGGACGTAGAACGCGGCGTGCCAGTCATTGAACAGGCCCATGCCGATCAGGAACAGCGGGCCGATCAGACCGCCGCCAACGTTGTGCGCCACATTCCACACCGACACCACGCCGCCGCGTTCCTTCTGCGACCACCAGTGCACCATAGTCCGCCCGCTCGGCGGCCAGCCCATGCCCTGCGCCCAGCCGTTGATGAACAGCAGAATGAACATCATCGTCACGCTGGACGTTGCCCACGGCGCGAAACCGAAAATGAACATCACCCCGGCCGAGACCAGCAGACCGAACGGCAGGAAGAAGCGCGGGTTGGAACGGTCGGACACCAGGCCCATGAGGAACTTCGACAGACCGTAAGCGATGGCGATCGCCGACATCGCCAGACCGAGGTCGCCACGGCTGTAACCTTCGTCGATCAGGTACGGCATGGCCAGGGAGAAGTTCTTGCGCAGCAGGTAGTAACCGGCGTAGCCGATAAAGATACCGGCGAAGATCTGCCAGCGCAGGCGGCGGTAGGTGCTGTCTATTTTTTCTTCAGGCAATGGAGCCTGATGTGCGGCAGGACGAAAGAAAGCAAACATTCAAGAGCTCCAGTTTTCTTGTTTTGACTGCGGATGCGAATGTTACAGTTTCGTTACCGAAAATAGCATCGCTTCACGTCGGCAAAACAGCGGAAATTTGGACAGATGAGCGTTCCTTTATGAACATGTCGCTCTGAGATAAGAAGGCGGCGCTGAGGGGATGGTGGCTCGGGTGGGTTTCTGCGGTTTAGCGCAGGGAAGAGGCAGACCTCAAAGGTAAAGCAATCCGGATTGCTCCTCCGGATCGCTCCGTGTTTCAACGAACCTGAACAACAACCTTGCCCACAGCCTTGCGCTGGCCGAGATCATCGATCGCCTGCGCGGCATTGCTCAGCGGATACACCTGCGATACCAGCGGTTTCAGCTTGCCCTCGGCAAACCAGGCGAACAGCTGCTGAAAGTTGGCTGCGTTGTCCTGGGGCTGGCGCTGGGCAAAGGAGCCCCAGAACACGCCGAGCACCGCCGCGCCTTTGAGCAGTGCGAGGTTGACCGGCAGTTCCGGGATGCGTCCGCTGGCGAAGCCGACTACGAGCAGGCGGCCGTTCCAGGCGATGGCGCGGATGGCCTGGTCGAACAGGTCGCCGCCGACCGGGTCGTAGATCACG
Coding sequences within:
- a CDS encoding gamma-glutamylcyclotransferase, with the translated sequence MSAIENAILNLAYPPRLDLGPQLTHEQLLASMQSTMARHKGGPVWLFAYGSLIWRPECTAVERMRGRVHGYHRGLYLWSHEHRGTPEMPGLVFGLDRGGSCSGFAYRLPEDNLDTALYALWKREMPFPSYRPHWLNCRLEDGTQVQALGFVLERHLPSYAGNLPDHVLSQVFASASGRYGTTRDYVEQTVHALRSHAMPDRNLEARLKRCKSHSDQATASRL
- the glpT gene encoding glycerol-3-phosphate transporter, translated to MFAFFRPAAHQAPLPEEKIDSTYRRLRWQIFAGIFIGYAGYYLLRKNFSLAMPYLIDEGYSRGDLGLAMSAIAIAYGLSKFLMGLVSDRSNPRFFLPFGLLVSAGVMFIFGFAPWATSSVTMMFILLFINGWAQGMGWPPSGRTMVHWWSQKERGGVVSVWNVAHNVGGGLIGPLFLIGMGLFNDWHAAFYVPAAVALGVAVFAFITMRDTPQSVGLPPIEQYKNDYPEGYDASHEDEFSAKEIFVKYVLRNKMLWYIAMANVFVYLLRYGVLDWAPTYLKEAKGFTVDKTSWAYFFYEWAGIPGTLLCGWMSDKIFRGNRGLTGMVFMALVTVATLVYWLNPAGNPMIDMIALLSIGFLIYGPVMLIGLQALELAPKKAAGTAAGFTGLFGYLGGSVAASAAMGYTVDHFGWDGGFVLLVGACLLAMAFLAPTLWHKQVASQSREAVA